The following coding sequences lie in one Pseudorca crassidens isolate mPseCra1 chromosome 2, mPseCra1.hap1, whole genome shotgun sequence genomic window:
- the CCDC28B gene encoding coiled-coil domain-containing protein 28B isoform X1 has product MEDKKKKRSPKPCLTQPAQPPGTLRRVPVPTSHSGSLALGLPHLPSPKQRAKFKRVSKEKCRPVLAGGGGGSAGTPLQHSFLTEVTDVYEMEGGLLNLLNDFHSGRLQAFGKECSFEQLEHVREMQEKLARLHFSLDVCGEEEEEEEEEDGVTEGLPEEQKKTMADRNLDQLLSNLEDLSNSIQKLHLAENAEPEEPSAV; this is encoded by the exons ATGGaggacaagaagaagaaaaggagtcCCAAGCCCTGCCTGACCcagccagcccagcccccaggcaCACTACGCAGGGTCCCAGTGCCCACCAGCCACAGCGGCTCCTTGGCCCTGGGACTCCCTCATCTGCCATCCCCCAAGCAGCGGGCCAAGTTCAAGAG GGTCAGCAAGGAGAAATGCCGCCCAGTGCtggcaggaggtgggggtggCTCTGCAGGCACCCCCCTGCAGCACTCGTTCCTGACCGAGGTGACCGATGTCTATGAGATGGAAGGTGGGCTGCTGAACCTGCTCAATGATTTCCACTCAGGCCGGCTGCAGGCCTTCG GGAAGGAATGCTCCTTTGAGCAGTTGGAACACGTGCGGGAGATGCAGGAGAAGCTGGCCCGGCTGCACTTCAGCCTGGACGTGtgtggagaggaggaggaggaggaggaggaggaggacggggTCACTGAGGGGCTACCTGAGGAGCAGAAGAAGACGATGGCTGACCGCAACCTGGACCAGCTGCTTAGCAAT CTGGAAGATCTCAGTAATTCTAT ACAGAAGCTGCACCTGGCTGAGAACGCCGAGCCTGAGGAGCCGTCAGCTGTGTAG
- the IQCC gene encoding LOW QUALITY PROTEIN: IQ domain-containing protein C (The sequence of the model RefSeq protein was modified relative to this genomic sequence to represent the inferred CDS: inserted 2 bases in 1 codon; deleted 1 base in 1 codon) — translation MERERLDRKVTALQACVRGFLVRRQFQSLRAEYEAIVREIEGDLGTLQWTEGWIPRPRFLPKKAKSHQTWKAGERVPNPEQELWSCFPCKEPEKEAIWEEMILKKSGESAANSGSLPCRDDSPWLQDEQSRRTRKPSQEETRDMSKMENPEAAGPGLPHSQTELQELQYHRSHLAMELLWLQQAINSRKEYLILKQTLRSPEANQARDEPSLCADHGGQGCEKAGSRPGPPLEDQSYRTTREPDHMDDSCWRLRSQPHKTPEILATTDKTTAGAKYRDLCYRQTGPQLPTPWDNQAIGKRLTKEPECGEQTYGGTCLQLTKLLEDETHKGLKSRGCCSGKARTQLPTLCEDPDVEDNSPRGPGQKERDCQRAGPRELGLSEDRVICDGTLAEHGGLHLWKAKPPRGRTPSDKSSTDRTSNESSHEGWKNQRXSRPPEKLSSTGSDHTGEDHWRGRLWKTGPPG, via the exons ATGGAGCGGGAACGGTTGGATCGGAAGGTGACCGCGCTGCAG GCCTGCGTCCGGGGCTTCTTGGTCCGACGCCAGTTCCAGAGTCTTCGAGCTGAATATGAGGCTATTGTACGAGAGATCGAGGGTGATCTGGGCACGCTTCAGTGGACTGAGGGCTGGATTCCCAGGCCCCGATTTCTCCCAAAG AAGGCAAAATCCCATCAGACCTGGAAAGCTGGAGAGAGGGTACCAAATCcagagcaggaactgtggagcTGCTTCCCATGTAAAGAGCCTGAGAAAGAGGCCATCTGGGAGGAGATGATACTGAAGAAGTCAGGAGAGAGCGCAGCAAACTCAGGCAGTCTTCCCTGCAGAGATGATAGCCCATGGCTTCAGGATGAGCAGAGCAGGAGGACCAGGAAACCGAGCCAAGAGGAGACCAGAGACATGTCAAAGATGGAGAACCCAG AAGCTGCAGGTCCAGGACTGCCCCACAGCCAGACTGAGCTCCAGGAGCTCCAGTACCACCGCAGCCACTTGGCTATGGAGCTGCTGTGGCTGCAACAGGCCATCAATAGCCGTAAGGAG TACCTAATTCTCAAACAAACACTGAGATCCCCAGAGGCGAACCAGGCAAGAGACGAGCCCAGCTTGTGCGCAGACCATGGGGGACAGGGCTGTGAGAAAGCTGGGTCACGACCAGGCCCACCACTGGAAGACCAGTCCTACAGAACTACTAGAGAGCCAGACCACATGGATGACTCCTGCTGGAGACTCAGATCACAACCccataaaaccccagaaatacTGGCCACTACAGACAAAACCACTGCTGGGGCTAAGTACAGGGACCTATGCTACAGACAGACAGGACCACAGCTGCCCACACCATGGGATAATCAGGCCATAGGGAAAAGGCTCACCAAAGAGCCAGAGTGTGGAGAACAGACCTATGGAGGGACCTGCCTGCAGTTGACAAAACTTCTAGAGGATGAGACCCACAAAGGCCTCAAATCTAGGGGCTGCTGTTCTGGAAAGGCCAGGACACAGCTGCCCACACTCTGTGAGGACCCAGACGTTGAAGACAACTCTCCCAGAGGGCCAGGCCAAAAAGAGCGTGATTGCCAAAGAGCTGGGCCACGAGAGTTGGGCCTCTCAGAGGACCGTGTCATCTGTGATGGGACTTTGGCAGAGCATGGTGGCCTGCATCTCTGGAAGGCTAAACCACCCCGA GGCCGGACTCCTAGTGATAAAAGCTCCACAGATAGAACCTCCAATGAATCTAGCCATGAAGGATGGAAAAACCAGAG ATCAAGGCCACCTGAGAAACTGTCTTCCACAGGGTCAGACCACACAGGAGAGGATCACTGGAGGGGGCGACTGTGGAAAACAGGACCACCAGGCTAG
- the DCDC2B gene encoding LOW QUALITY PROTEIN: doublecortin domain-containing protein 2B (The sequence of the model RefSeq protein was modified relative to this genomic sequence to represent the inferred CDS: inserted 2 bases in 2 codons; substituted 1 base at 1 genomic stop codon) encodes MAGGSPAAKRVVVSRNGDPFSPGHQLVVTQHCFPTLETFLCDVTSAVQAPLAVRALYTPCHGHPVTDLADLQNRGQYVAAGFERFRKLFHSLYPRGEDPGGKSSRLPGPPVIQQPCDGALGQRLPAGSPCCIHVFRNGDLLSPPFSLKLSQAASTDWEAVLKLLTEKVKLQSGAVRKLCTLDGLPLSAREALVSGHYYVAVGEDXFKALPYLVPRPSLPRGCWQPPDPKSRLHSRGXVRQGADSHRAQATQSSPKEARQIEPSAFYASPQQAFQHALHSLEGTQESKAFSAKVKGVYGAPHARMETARAQGVAHDEATWTEAPLDQRAAQVVEEALILESRPXAGAALSALGPALPS; translated from the exons ATGGCAGGTGGCAGTCCAGCAGCCAAGAGGGTAGTGGTGTCCCGGAATGGGGACCCCTTCTCCCCAGGCCACCAGCTGGTGGTGACTCAACACTGCTTCCCCACCCTGGAGACCTTCCTCTGTGATGTGACATCGGCTGTGCAGGCCCCACTGGCCGTGCGTGCTCTCTACACGCCTTGTCATGGCCACCCTGTCACTGACCTGGCAGACCTGCAGAACAGAGGGCAGTATGTGGCTGCTGGCTTTGAACGATTCCGCAA ACTATTCCA CTCTTTATACCCTAGAGGGGAGGATCCAGGTGGGAAGAGCAGCAGACTACCT GGCCCTCCTGTGATTCAGCAGCCATGTGATGGGGCCCTTGGACAGCGGCTACCTGCAGGTTCCCCCTGCTGTATCCA TGTGTTCAGGAATGGGGACCTGTTAAGCCCCCCATTTAGCCTGAAGCTGTCCCAGGCTGCCAGCACGGACTGGGAAGCAGTGTTGAAACTCCTGACTGAGAAGGTGAAATTACAGAGCGGGGCTGTGCGCAA ACTCTGCACCCTGGATGGGCTCCCACTGTCAGCAAGGGAGGCTCTGGTGAGTGGCCATTACTATGTGGCTGTCGGAGAGG GGTTCAAGGCCCTCCCCTATCTGGTGCCTCGTCCCTCACTGCCCAGGGGCTGCTG GCAACCCCCAGACCCAAAGTCCAGGCTCCACAGCAGGGGGTAGGTGAGGCAGGGG GCCGatagccacagagcacaggcaaCCCAGTCCTCTCCAAAGGAAGCCAGGCAAATTGAGCCATCTGCTTTTTATGCCAGCCCCCAGCAAGCTTTTCAGCATGCTCTCCACTCTCTTGAGGGGACCCAAGAATCCAAGGCCTTCTCTGCCA AAGTCAAGGGAGTGTATGGGGCTCCCCATGCAAGGATGGAGACAGCACGGGCCCAGGGAGTAGCACATGATGAAGCCACCTGGACAGAGGCACCCCTGGATCAG AGGGCAGCACAGGTAGTGGAAGAGGCCCTGATCCTGGAAAGCCGGC GAGCTGGGGCAGCTCTCTCGGCCTTGGgccctgctctgccatcttga
- the CCDC28B gene encoding coiled-coil domain-containing protein 28B isoform X2 produces the protein MEDKKKKRSPKPCLTQPAQPPGTLRRVPVPTSHSGSLALGLPHLPSPKQRAKFKRVSKEKCRPVLAGGGGGSAGTPLQHSFLTEVTDVYEMEGGLLNLLNDFHSGRLQAFGKECSFEQLEHVREMQEKLARLHFSLDVCGEEEEEEEEEDGVTEGLPEEQKKTMADRNLDQLLSNLEDLSNSMYPFKGT, from the exons ATGGaggacaagaagaagaaaaggagtcCCAAGCCCTGCCTGACCcagccagcccagcccccaggcaCACTACGCAGGGTCCCAGTGCCCACCAGCCACAGCGGCTCCTTGGCCCTGGGACTCCCTCATCTGCCATCCCCCAAGCAGCGGGCCAAGTTCAAGAG GGTCAGCAAGGAGAAATGCCGCCCAGTGCtggcaggaggtgggggtggCTCTGCAGGCACCCCCCTGCAGCACTCGTTCCTGACCGAGGTGACCGATGTCTATGAGATGGAAGGTGGGCTGCTGAACCTGCTCAATGATTTCCACTCAGGCCGGCTGCAGGCCTTCG GGAAGGAATGCTCCTTTGAGCAGTTGGAACACGTGCGGGAGATGCAGGAGAAGCTGGCCCGGCTGCACTTCAGCCTGGACGTGtgtggagaggaggaggaggaggaggaggaggaggacggggTCACTGAGGGGCTACCTGAGGAGCAGAAGAAGACGATGGCTGACCGCAACCTGGACCAGCTGCTTAGCAAT CTGGAAGATCTCAGTAATTCTATGTATCCTTTCAAGGGGACTTGA